Proteins encoded in a region of the Stieleria neptunia genome:
- a CDS encoding RNA recognition motif domain-containing protein has protein sequence MNIYVGNLSFDATENDVETAFGEYGDVKSVNVIKDRDTGRSRGFGFVEMRDREAGLEAISGIDQKSICGRDVTVNEAKPREERSNGGGGRW, from the coding sequence ATGAACATTTATGTTGGAAATCTAAGCTTTGACGCGACCGAAAATGACGTCGAAACCGCCTTCGGCGAGTACGGCGACGTGAAGTCGGTCAACGTGATCAAAGACCGCGACACCGGTCGTTCACGCGGATTCGGGTTTGTCGAAATGAGAGACCGTGAAGCCGGCCTGGAAGCGATCAGCGGAATCGACCAAAAATCGATCTGCGGCCGCGACGTGACGGTCAACGAAGCCAAACCGCGCGAAGAGCGTAGCAATGGCGGTGGCGGACGTTGGTAA
- a CDS encoding STAS domain-containing protein, protein MAKYRHRTFEMFEFHDEAAAALALKPREPVRPLGNLDGDHLESLNITVLEQILHVRFDPDVLGGEEESESQLRGDLTRLAKWLQNDSRVIVDFEGISQFTPGSIEALETFYQRLKAKGSRLVLCNLDADVKASFYPSRLPR, encoded by the coding sequence ATGGCAAAATACCGCCACCGAACGTTTGAAATGTTTGAGTTCCACGACGAGGCCGCCGCCGCCCTGGCGCTTAAGCCGCGTGAACCGGTGCGTCCCCTGGGAAATCTGGATGGAGACCATCTGGAGAGCCTGAACATCACGGTGCTGGAGCAGATTCTCCATGTCCGTTTCGATCCCGACGTTTTGGGCGGCGAAGAAGAATCGGAGAGCCAATTGCGCGGCGACCTGACGCGGCTTGCCAAATGGCTGCAGAACGACAGCCGCGTGATCGTTGATTTTGAAGGGATCAGCCAATTCACTCCCGGGTCGATCGAAGCCCTGGAAACGTTTTATCAACGGCTGAAAGCCAAGGGCAGCCGACTGGTGCTCTGCAATCTGGACGCCGACGTGAAAGCCTCGTTTTATCCATCGCGTCTCCCACGCTGA
- a CDS encoding mechanosensitive ion channel family protein, whose product MHFFRLILFSAVCLTWWPVPLQAQSSNQSGGDSSTPAVRIGDPQIPIDQLEIMVKPMTKSELEREADAWFALLRAKGGQIARARLGVKQVISDLETTAAEEAADEAAEAGAVDVAAVAAGTSEVEMVEAKQGLLEDVNVLQEERTALSDRLEVVLNSLERKGGEAEEYRIYIAAVSGIELDTSDVQTAWSGFVGWLMSREGGQRWAWNLAKFVAILVITSIIARIIAKIVNWLLDRKVRLSQLAERMISNSIKNVVFVVGFAVALTALEIDITPIVAAIGATGLVIGLALQGTLSNFASGLMILVNRPFDIGNVVTAGGITGTVDKMNLISTTFRTFDNQTIHVPNNSIWNNVITNITANENRRVDMEFGIGYGDDFEQAEQIILEVVKSHELVLEDPAPVVVTHALADSSVNIVCRPWAKTSDWWQVKTDVTRAVKQRFDEAGISIPFPQRDIYVHQVGAPAEKS is encoded by the coding sequence ATGCATTTTTTCAGGTTAATTTTGTTCAGTGCCGTGTGTCTCACTTGGTGGCCGGTGCCGCTGCAGGCCCAGTCCAGCAACCAATCGGGCGGCGATTCTTCCACGCCGGCGGTCCGCATCGGCGATCCGCAAATCCCGATCGATCAATTGGAGATCATGGTCAAACCGATGACCAAGTCGGAACTTGAGCGTGAAGCGGACGCGTGGTTTGCTCTGCTGCGTGCCAAGGGAGGGCAAATCGCCAGGGCTCGTTTGGGGGTCAAACAGGTGATCAGCGACTTGGAAACCACGGCTGCGGAAGAGGCTGCCGACGAAGCGGCCGAAGCCGGTGCGGTTGACGTTGCTGCCGTAGCGGCCGGCACCAGCGAGGTGGAGATGGTGGAGGCCAAGCAGGGCTTGTTGGAAGATGTCAATGTGCTTCAGGAGGAGCGGACGGCTTTGAGCGACCGCTTGGAAGTCGTCTTGAATTCTCTTGAACGCAAGGGGGGCGAGGCCGAGGAGTATCGCATTTACATCGCCGCGGTCTCGGGAATCGAACTGGATACGTCCGATGTGCAAACCGCGTGGTCCGGATTTGTGGGCTGGTTGATGTCACGGGAGGGAGGTCAGCGTTGGGCTTGGAATCTGGCCAAGTTTGTTGCCATCTTGGTGATCACGTCCATCATCGCGCGGATCATCGCCAAAATCGTCAACTGGTTGCTCGATCGGAAAGTCAGACTCTCTCAGCTGGCCGAACGGATGATTTCCAATTCGATCAAGAACGTGGTGTTTGTGGTCGGTTTCGCCGTCGCGCTGACGGCCTTGGAGATCGACATCACGCCGATCGTGGCGGCGATCGGGGCGACCGGTTTGGTCATCGGTCTGGCCTTGCAAGGGACACTCAGTAACTTTGCCAGTGGATTGATGATCCTGGTCAATCGACCCTTCGATATCGGCAACGTGGTCACCGCCGGCGGTATCACGGGGACCGTCGACAAGATGAATCTGATTTCCACGACGTTTCGGACGTTCGACAATCAAACGATCCATGTGCCCAATAACTCGATCTGGAACAACGTCATCACCAACATCACGGCCAACGAGAACCGACGCGTCGACATGGAGTTTGGAATCGGCTACGGCGATGATTTCGAGCAAGCCGAACAGATCATTCTGGAGGTCGTCAAGTCGCACGAGTTGGTCTTAGAGGATCCCGCGCCGGTCGTCGTGACTCACGCGTTGGCGGATTCGTCGGTCAACATCGTCTGCCGACCCTGGGCCAAGACGAGCGATTGGTGGCAGGTCAAAACCGACGTCACGCGAGCGGTCAAACAACGCTTTGACGAAGCCGGCATCTCGATCCCGTTCCCCCAACGCGATATCTACGTGCATCAAGTCGGTGCGCCGGCGGAGAAGTCGTGA